ATCATTGAAATTAGTCTTATTAAACAGCTCTTGTAAAGGCGTTTTATCTGTTAATGAGATGCTAAGAATCTGCAAGACCTCATAAGTTGAACGATTCAGTTGCATATCATATTGTACAATAGCTACTAAACAATAGGTGATGATAGCAACACTAATCTGTATTCGAACCGCATTCTCGGTAGTACCCCAGAACCTTTTTATCTTAAGGTGTTGTTTCAGCCATTTGAAGAAAAGTTCCACGAACCATCTTTTCTTATAAAGATTGGCAACATCAAGTGCAGATATGTGTTTGGCATTCGTCAGGAATGTGAATTCACGATCATCCTCTTCATCATAGAAACGGATGACTCTGAATGATTCAGGATACTTCTTTCCAGAAGTGTACCCTATCAGTTTCACTTCCGCATCTGAAAGGATATTTTTCGGCATTCTACGCTTCCATTTACAGAACTTGCATTTCAGATTAGACTTCGCTCTGACTACAAAGAAAGAACCTGTAAGATGAATCCGATAAAGTTCTTTAAACGAGTCATACGCTCTGTCAAATATATAATAAGCATTTGGCTCATAATTAATTGCGGACATTTCTGTTGAATCATGCCTGGATGCTGTAGTTACTGTATAAAAGGCTGGAAGTTGTGCTTCTATGTCATAAAGGACATGAGCCTTAACTCCACCTTTTTTCTTACGGAACTTCGCCCAAGGGAATGTAGCCAAACATAAAGGAATTGTAGTGGAATCAAACGCATACTTCCTTCCTGGAATATCCAAGATGTGAGTCGATCGTTTTTCACATGCTTCCTTCATCATATAGAAAGCAAAATCTTCGAAGATTCTGTAATCCCGATTCTGATTGGCAGATGCAAGCGTAGTTTTGGCAATGGGCTCACGACCCAATCCCAAATGATAACGCTTTCCTTGATGTGCTTCCAAAGCTACAATCAAGTCACGAAGACTTTCACGATTACTGAGTTGACCGAACATCATTGCAAGTAACTGACTCCAGCAAGTGAAATGTTTCACATAACGATTGCCATCATACTTGTCTACAAGTCTTCTGAACTTATCATTGTTCAAGAATTCTACTAACTGAGCGAAAACATATTTATCTTGGTTCATTTGAGGTCACCTTAATTGACCTCAAAGGTATGATTTCAAATCGTCGCGCCTAAAAAGTAGTATCTAATAGACTATATTTCAATTATTTCAAAGAACTATTTATCCACTTTTACGGGACACTAATGTACCGGATTGAATAACAATTATAATTAAAACCATGAAAAAACTGACAGTCTTACTAATGTGTGTGTTGTGTGTATTTATTGCACAAGCCCAAAAAACAATTACGCTGAGTTCCCCGAACGGGAAACTGCAAACTACTATTACAACGGGGGATAAACTTACTTATGACATCACTTGCAACGGACGGCAAATACTTGCCGCTTCTTCCATCTCAATGACATTGGATAACGGAGAAGTCTGGGGTGAGAAAGCGAGACTTTCCGGTATTTCCAGAAAAAGCATCGACCGGATGGTGTCTTCTCCTTTCTATCGTGCCAGTGAATTGAGAGATTATTATAATGAACTGACATTACGATTCAAGAAAGACTGGAACATAGAATTTCGTGCATACAATGATGGTATTGTTTATCGCTTTGTCAGTAGGGTAAAGAAGCCTTTCAATGTGGTTGATGAAGAGGTGGACTATCGTTTCCCGAATGACATGACAGCTACTGTTCCTTATGTCAAGACTGGAAAAGACGGTGATTTTAACTCTCAGTTCTACAACTCTTTTGAGAATACTTATACCACGGATAAACTGTCAAAGCTGAATAAACAACGCCTGATGTTTCTGCCATTGGTAGTAGATGCCGGAGAAGGTGTCAAGTTGTGTGTCACAGAATCCGATTTGGAAAACTATCCGGGACTTTACTTGTCGGTCTCCAAAGGAGAAAACAATTTGAAAGGAACATTCGCCCCTTACCCGAAACGGACAGAACAGGGTGGACATAATAAACTCCAAATGCTTGTCAAAGAACGCGAAGCCTATATTGCCAAAGTCGATAAACCCCGTAATTTCCCGTGGCGCATGGCCATCGTCACCACTGCGGACAAAGACCTTGCGGCAAGCAACCTCAGTTATCTTCTGGCAGCTCCTTCACGTCTGTCGGACATCTCGTGGATTAAACCCGGCAAAGTAGCTTGGGACTGGTGGAATGATTGGAACTTGGATGGCGTTGATTTTGTCACAGGTGTAAATAACGCGACTTATAAAGCCTATATTGATTTTGCTTCAACAAAAGGCATTGAATATGTGATACTTGACGAAGGCTGGGCGGTAAATCTGCAAGCAGATTTGATGCAGGTCGTGAAAGAGATTGATTTGAAAGAACTGGTCGACTATGCCGCTTCCAAAAATGTAGGTATCATTCTTTGGGCGGGTTATTATGCTTTCGAACGTGATATGGAGAATGTCTGCCGTCATTATGCCGCAATGGGAGTGAAAGGTTTCAAAGTCGATTTCATGGATCGTGACGACCAAGAAATGACTGCTTTCAATTATCGGGCTGCTGAGATGTGTGCTAAATATAAGTTGATTCTCGATTTGCACGGAACGCATAAACCGGCAGGTATGAACCGCACTTATCCCAATGTACTGAACTTTGAGGGAGTGAATGGTTTGGAACAGATGAAATGGAGTCCGGCTTCGCTCGACCAGGTGAAATATGATGTGATGATTCCTTTTATCCGCCAGGTTTCCGGTCCGATGGATTATACGCAGGGGGCTATGCGCAATGCTTCGAAAGGTAATTATTATCCTTGCAATTCGGAACCGATGAGCCAGGGCACACGTTGCCGCCAGTTGGCTCTGTATGTGGTCTTAGAATCCCCTTTCAATATGTTGTGCGATAATCCGGGCAACTATATGCGCGAACCGGAATCAACAGATTTTATTGCCGGGATTCCTACCGTATGGGATGAGAGCATTGTTCTTGACGGTAAAATAGGAGAGTACATCGTGACTGCACGCCGGCAAGGAAATGTGTGGTATGTAGGTGGGATAACCGACTGGACTGCTCGTGATATAGAAGTTGACTGTTCTTTCTTGGGGGATGATAAGACGTATGACGTTACCTTGTTCAAAGATGGCGTAAATGCTCATCGCGTCGGTCGTGACTATAAACGTGAATCTCTTTCGATAAAGAAAGATGGTAAGTTAAAGATTCATCTGGCACCTGGCGGTGGTTTTGCTCTTCAGATAAAATAACAATATAACAGGAGATTATTATAATAAAGTTTAAAAACGGATTCGATGCTGTATCAAGGGATTTGATGCAGCATCGAATTTCTTTTATCAGGATAATGCCGCAATGCCTGTTCCTATCAGATTCGCATTATTCATACTTTTTATATCCACTTCGACATCTTCCAAACCGGATAATCTGAAAAGTTTCCGTAATTTCTCTGCGACGATAACGTTGTAATCCTGATCTTTTCTGTGTTCACTCCCAAAAAGGCTGCCTTCGGCAACCAGGCAAATCTTCCGTATATCTTTATTATACGATTTCAACAGCATGATAAGTCCGGTAATTGAAGCGGCTACCAACTGTGCCGACCTGCCATAAATCCATTGCGCCCTTGTAGGCTCAGTTGTAATTCTTGGGGGGATTTGGTTCAGGACACAGCTATATCCTTAAAAACTTGATTCATTCCCGTGCGGAAATGCACCAAATCTCCCATTATCTGTATCCAAACTAGCTAAAAACTCTCTTACTGATTTTTTATGCTATAATCCGGTTTCAGCCGTTTCAGTTTTATTCGCAAACGCCTTGGCAGAAGGGGATAACGGCTGAAGGCGAAAAAAAATCCCCCCTGCGAGAATAGGTTGTAGCCAGGGGGGAGTGCTTTCAGCGCATTCAGCTTTTTCAGACTTGCCAATAGAGCTATATATTCACCGTGGTAGGTATATATACTCACCGTACTGGATCTATATGCCCACCACGCGGGGTATATAGATCCATCACCCGGATAAAAGTGGGTGGCACGTGGTTAAGTTATACACTTTTGCATTCAGGGGTGACTTCAGCCAAAAACACCGATGAAAAGGGGATTTTTTGAAGAACTGAAAGCTGAAGGCGTTTTTTTACTTTTTATATTTGGTAGGAGATTTAGCTGTAACAAGTAGGAGACTTGACTGCAACAAGTACTACACTCAATGAAATGATATAGGAGACTTGAGTAAGTCAAGTACATGGCTCGGCTTACTTCAGTACTGCTTTTTTCTTCATTCTCTTTTCGTGTTTCGTGCGCGCTTTACGCGCACGTGTGAATATAATAAGGTGTCCTTTCTTTCCCGTCCCCTCACACTCCTGTCCCTTTATTAAAAAACATGTTCTACAACATCATTATCAATCAACGAGTTAGCATAAACATTCAAAAATAATTAGAAAAAAGAGCAGAATATATTTGGAGCATATATGAAAAGGGCGTACTTTTGCACCCGCTTTCCAAGAGAAGAAAGCCTTGATAAAATGACTTAGTGTACAAAGCGCAGGACCGCTTAACGATAAAAACAAAAAAAGTTCCGAAAAAGTTTGGAATAAATAAATAAAAGTTCTTATCTTTGCAGTCCGATTCGCAAAGAAAGCGGTTTTGCTTTTTTTCTTTTATGATTATTCTTTCCCTTTCGCAAGAGAGCCTGAGAAACGAGTTGAAAAGAAAAAACAAAAAAAACTTCCAAAAAAGTTTGGCAGTTAAAATAAAACCTCTTACCTTTGCACCCGCTTTTGAAACGAAAGCGACAAGTTCTTTGAAATATTGATAAACAATACAAGTAGTACAAGTTAAAAAATAGAACCGTCAATACTTGTTTCCCATGTAGCAATACAAGTGAAACACAGGTAATTGAAAAGAGTCAATAAATTGTACGGCATCCTGAACAGAGCAAAAACCTGCCTAACGGCAGATTAACAATACTTTTACAATGAAGAGTTTGATCCTGGCTCAGGATGAACGCTAGCTACAGGCTTAACACATGCAAGTCGAGGGGCAGCATTTTAGTTTGCTTGCAAACTAAAGATGGCGACCGGCGCACGGGTGAGTAACACGTATCCAACCTGCCTCATACTCGGGGATAGCCTTTCGAAAGAAAGATTAATACCCGATGGCATAGTCCTTTCGCATGATCGGATTATTAAAGAATTTCGGTATGAGATGGGGATGCGTTCCATTAGTTAGTTGGCGGGGTAACGGCCCACCAAGACAACGATGGATAGGGGTTCTGAGAGGAAGGTCCCCCACATTGGAACTGAGACACGGTCCAAACTCCTACGGGAGGCAGCAGTGAGGAATATTGGTCAATGGACGAGAGTCTGAACCAGCCAAGTAGCGTGAAGGATGACTGCCCTATGGGTTGTAAACTTCTTTTATATGGGAATAAAGTTTTCCACGTGTGGAATTTTGTATGTACCATATGAATAAGGATCGGCTAACTCCGTGCCAGCAGCCGCGGTAATACGGAGGATCCGAGCGTTATCCGGATTTATTGGGTTTAAAGGGAGCGTAGGTGGATTGTTAAGTCAGTTGTGAAAGTTTGCGGCTCAACCGTAAAATTGCAGTTGAAACTGGCAGTCTTGAGTACAGTAGAGGTGGGCGGAATTCGTGGTGTAGCGGTGAAATGCTTAGATATCACGAAGAACTCCGATTGCGAAGGCAGCTCACTGGACTGCAACTGACACTGAGGCTCGAAAGTGTGGGTATCAAACAGGATTAGATACCCTGGTAGTCCACACAGTAAACGATGAATACTCGCTGTTTGCGATATACAGCAAGCGGCCAAGCGAAAGCATTAAGTATTCCACCTGGGGAGTACGCCGGCAACGGTGAAACTCAAAGGAATTGACGGGGGCCCGCACAAGCGGAGGAACATGTGGTTTAATTCGATGATACGCGAGGAACCTTACCCGGGCTTAAATTGCACCTGAATAACGTGGAAACATGTTAGCCGCAAGGCAGGTGTGAAGGTGCTGCATGGTTGTCGTCAGCTCGTGCCGTGAGGTGTCGGCTTAAGTGCCATAACGAGCGCAACCCTTATCTTTAGTTACTAACAGGTCATGCTGAGGACTCTGGAGAGACTGCCGTCGTAAGATGTGAGGAAGGTGGGGATGACGTCAAATCAGCACGGCCCTTACGTCCGGGGCTACACACGTGTTACAATGGGGGGTACAGAAGGCAGCTACCTGGTGACAGGATGCTAATCCCAAAAACCTCTCTCAGTTCGGATCGAAGTCTGCAACCCGACTTCGTGAAGCTGGATTCGCTAGTAATCGCGCATCAGCCATGGCGCGGTGAATACGTTCCCGGGCCTTGTACACACCGCCCGTCAAGCCATGAAAGCCGGGGGTACCTGAAGTACGTAACCGCGAGGAGCGTCCTAGGGTAAAACTGGTAATTGGGGCTAAGTCGTAACAAGGTAGCCGTACCGGAAGGTGCGGCTGGAACACCTCCTTTCTGGAGCGATGTCGTTCGAAATGACTTTTCAAGGTTCTGTTTTTGTACTACTGGTACTTGTTTATTTATAATATATAGATCGAGCGTCTATAGCAATTATAGATAGAGATAAACAAGAGAAAAAAGAAGCCGAGTCTAACGCAACAGGTAGACAAGGTTGAACTAGTCCTATAGCTCAGTTGGTTAGAGCGCTACACTGATAATGTAGAGGTCGGCAGTTCAACTCTGCCTGGGACTACTCCGAAAACTCTTACGGGGGATTAGCTCAGCTGGCTAGAGCATCTGCCTTGCACGCAGAGGGTCAACGGTTCGAATCCGTTATTCTCCACAGTCTCTGAAAAGAGAAACGATCTTTGACATGATGATAACAAAAAAGTAAAATTTTAGTAAAGAGCTAAAAGTATATATCGAACCGTACGTTCTTAACGTATCAAGATTGCGCAAGCATTCCTCCATACGCTAAGAAGTCAGTTTGAAAGAAAGTAAGCAAGGGCGCATGGCGGATGCCTTGGCTCTCGGAGGCGATGAAGGACGTGATAAGCTGCGATAAGCTTCGGGCAGGTGCAAATAACCTTTGATCCGAAGATTTCCGAATGGGACAACCCGACATTCTGAAGGAATGTCATCCATCCTAGA
This portion of the Bacteroides acidifaciens genome encodes:
- a CDS encoding IS4 family transposase — encoded protein: MNQDKYVFAQLVEFLNNDKFRRLVDKYDGNRYVKHFTCWSQLLAMMFGQLSNRESLRDLIVALEAHQGKRYHLGLGREPIAKTTLASANQNRDYRIFEDFAFYMMKEACEKRSTHILDIPGRKYAFDSTTIPLCLATFPWAKFRKKKGGVKAHVLYDIEAQLPAFYTVTTASRHDSTEMSAINYEPNAYYIFDRAYDSFKELYRIHLTGSFFVVRAKSNLKCKFCKWKRRMPKNILSDAEVKLIGYTSGKKYPESFRVIRFYDEEDDREFTFLTNAKHISALDVANLYKKRWFVELFFKWLKQHLKIKRFWGTTENAVRIQISVAIITYCLVAIVQYDMQLNRSTYEVLQILSISLTDKTPLQELFNKTNFNDVKEQFNPLIPGLFD
- a CDS encoding glycoside hydrolase family 97 protein, which gives rise to MKKLTVLLMCVLCVFIAQAQKTITLSSPNGKLQTTITTGDKLTYDITCNGRQILAASSISMTLDNGEVWGEKARLSGISRKSIDRMVSSPFYRASELRDYYNELTLRFKKDWNIEFRAYNDGIVYRFVSRVKKPFNVVDEEVDYRFPNDMTATVPYVKTGKDGDFNSQFYNSFENTYTTDKLSKLNKQRLMFLPLVVDAGEGVKLCVTESDLENYPGLYLSVSKGENNLKGTFAPYPKRTEQGGHNKLQMLVKEREAYIAKVDKPRNFPWRMAIVTTADKDLAASNLSYLLAAPSRLSDISWIKPGKVAWDWWNDWNLDGVDFVTGVNNATYKAYIDFASTKGIEYVILDEGWAVNLQADLMQVVKEIDLKELVDYAASKNVGIILWAGYYAFERDMENVCRHYAAMGVKGFKVDFMDRDDQEMTAFNYRAAEMCAKYKLILDLHGTHKPAGMNRTYPNVLNFEGVNGLEQMKWSPASLDQVKYDVMIPFIRQVSGPMDYTQGAMRNASKGNYYPCNSEPMSQGTRCRQLALYVVLESPFNMLCDNPGNYMREPESTDFIAGIPTVWDESIVLDGKIGEYIVTARRQGNVWYVGGITDWTARDIEVDCSFLGDDKTYDVTLFKDGVNAHRVGRDYKRESLSIKKDGKLKIHLAPGGGFALQIK